In a single window of the Labrus mixtus chromosome 20, fLabMix1.1, whole genome shotgun sequence genome:
- the snrnp25 gene encoding U11/U12 small nuclear ribonucleoprotein 25 kDa protein, whose protein sequence is MMEEQSEDQVEGGMSVKDEEVEKDNLTDEALDADEEDDEALPHSEILDIFEEGLARLVQDPLLCDLPIQVTLEEVNSQIALEYGQAMTVRVFKADGEIMPIVVVQNATVLDLKKAIRRFMELKQQREGGVKHVSWRYVWRTFSLVFQGEKLEDDKMRLKDYGIRNRDEVTFMKRLRKK, encoded by the exons ATGATGGAGGAGCAGAGTGAGGACCAAGTTGAGGGAGGAATGTCTGTGAAAGATGAAGAGGTGGAAAAAGACAACCTGACAGATGAAGCTCTTGACGCAGATGAAGAGGACGACGAGGCTCTTCCTCACTCAGAGATCCTGGACATTTTCGAGGAAGGACTTGCGAGACTTGTGCAGGACCCTTTACTTTGTGATCTGCCCATCCAG GTGACTCTGGAAGAGGTCAATTCTCAGATTGCGTTGGAGTATGGTCAGGCTATGACTGTGAGGGTTTTCAAGGCAGATGGAGAAATAATGC CCATCGTGGTGGTGCAGAACGCCACTGTCCTGGACCTGAAGAAGGCAATTCGCAGATTCATGGAGCTGAAACAACAACGTGAGGGCGGAGTGAAACATGTCAGCTG GCGGTACGTCTGGAGAACGTTTAGTTTGGTATTTCAAGGAGAAAAGCTTGAAGATGACAAGATGAGGCTGAAAGA ctACGGCATCAGGAACAGAGATGAAGTGACGTTCATGAAGAGACTCCGGAAAAAGTGA
- the cdip1 gene encoding cell death-inducing p53-target protein 1, whose translation MSSDPPPPYPGGPSAPLIEEKNGQPVPVRTAPIQGQPLPPDYGPPPYEGPGPGFLPPHVPGEGPMPMPMPPPHGDLYPPPPGHFPHPMPGHMGPGPGHFVHMGGHTATVLAPPGAATTVTVLQGEMFQTSPVQTVCPHCQQAIVTRISHDVGLMNTLFCLFCFFVGCDLGCCLIPCLIDDLKDVTHTCPYCKGYIYTYKRIC comes from the exons ATGTCCAGTGATCCTCCGCCTCCGTACCCTGGAGGTCCCAGCGCCCCACTTATTGAGGAGAAAAATGGACAACCAG TTCCTGTAAGAACTGCTCCTATACAGGGGCAGCCGTTACCTCCAGACTATGGTCCTCCACCTTATGAGGGTCCAGGGCCAGGCTTCCTCCCCCCACATGTCCCTGGAGAAGGACCCATGCCCATGCCAATGCCTCCACCACATG GCGACCTCTACCCACCTCCGCCCGGTCACTTCCCCCACCCGATGCCGGGACACATGGGTCCTGGTCCAGGTCACTTTGTCCACATGGGAGGCCACACAGCGACCGTCCTGGCTCCTCCAGGAGCAGCCACCACTGTGACAGTACTGCAAGGGGAAATGTTCCAGACGTCACCGGTGCAGACTGTGTGTCCACACTGCCAGCAGGCCATTGTCACGCGCATCTCCCACGATGTCGGACTCATGAACACACTCTTTTGCCTCTTCTGCTTCTTTGTAGG GTGTGATCTTGGCTGCTGCTTGATTCCCTGTCTGATCGACGACCTCAAGGACGTGACACACACCTGCCCTTACTGTAAGGgctacatttacacatacaagcgTATATGCTAA
- the LOC132995384 gene encoding lipopolysaccharide-induced tumor necrosis factor-alpha factor homolog: MTSPGCQLKEISTELNLNSLKTQQLLERKKILCLFLELRNRAEFEQTEESASNQKEIIDIDEKLNQLAEGKAELQKRLENIHNGREKTDEKKEVSSPSGPKMVSGKLSSSSNIFYVVAPPNIPAPKVHLDLENLPPCPCRTQCPECQQFVTTETFASVSSVTWLMCFMIAMVGCVAGCCLIPFCNKKFQTIVHRCPSCRTQIQAIKRL, from the exons ATGACTTCTCCTGGCTGCCAGCTGAAGGAGATTTCTACCGAGTTGAACCTTAATTCCCTAAAGACACAGCAACTcctggagaggaaaaaaatcctCTGTTTATTTCTGGAGTTGAGGAATCGTGCTGAGTTTGAACAaacag AGGAGTCGGCATCAAATCAGAAGGAGATTATCGACATTGATGAAAAACTGAACCAACTGGCAGAAGGGAAGGCTGAACTCCAAAAAAGACTGGAAAACATACACAATGGCAGAGAAAAGACTGACGAGAAGAAAG aGGTTAGCTCCCCCTCCGGTCCAAAGATGGTTTCTGGTAAactttcttcttcctcaaaTATTTTCTACGTTGTGGCTCCGCCTAATATTCCAG CCCCTAAAGTGCATCTGGACTTGGAGAACCTTCCTCCGTGTCCATGCAGGACTCAGTGTCCAGAGTGTCAGCAGTTTGTCACAACAGAGACGTTCGCCTCTGTCAGCAGTGTGACCTGGCTGATGTGTTTCATGATAGCTATGGTTGG TTGCGTGGCCGGTTGCTGCCTCATTCCCTTCTGCAACAAAAAGTTCCAAACCATCGTACACAGATGTCCTTCGTGTCGAACACAAATCCAAGCAATAAAAAGGCTCTGA
- the polr3k gene encoding DNA-directed RNA polymerase III subunit RPC10, with amino-acid sequence MLLFCPTCGNVLIVEEGQKCMRFACNTCPYVHNITRKVNSRKYPKLKEVDDVLGGAAAWENVDSTPETCPKCGHLRAYFMQIQTRSADEPMTTFYKCCSAPCGHRWRD; translated from the exons ATGCTTCTTTTCTGTCCAACCTGTGGAAATGTTTTAATCGTAGAGGAAGGACAGAAGTGCATGAGATTCGCCTGTAACACCTGTCCGTATGTCCACAACATCACGAGAAAG GTAAACAGCAGAAAGTATCCGAAGCTAAAAGAGGTGGACGATGTTCTTGGTGGCGCTGCTGCTTGGGAAAACGTGGACTCAACTCCAG AAACGTGTCCAAAGTGTGGACATCTGCGGGCGTATTTCATGCAGATTCAGACCAGATCAGCGGACGAGCCTATGACGACTTTCTACAAATGCTGCAGTGCTCCGTGTGGACACCGATGGAGAGACTAA